One Paraburkholderia kururiensis DNA window includes the following coding sequences:
- a CDS encoding LysE family translocator: MPQTTHLLAFAAVALGMALTPGPNMIYLISRSICQGRTAGLISLGGVALGFMFYMLCAAFGITALLLAVPFAYDALRFGGALYLLWLAWQALRPGGRSPFQVRDLPADSPRKLFAMGFVTNLLNPKIAVLYLSLLPQFIDPLHGSVLKQSLALGTVQIALSISVNGVVAMTAGSIAAFLAGRPAWLALQRWLMGTVLIGLAARMATEAQK; the protein is encoded by the coding sequence GTGCCGCAAACCACCCATCTGCTCGCTTTCGCCGCCGTCGCCCTCGGCATGGCGCTCACGCCCGGACCCAACATGATCTACCTGATCTCGCGCTCCATCTGCCAGGGACGCACGGCAGGGCTGATCTCGCTTGGCGGCGTCGCACTCGGGTTCATGTTCTATATGTTGTGCGCGGCATTCGGCATCACGGCGCTGCTGCTCGCCGTGCCGTTCGCCTACGACGCCCTGCGCTTCGGCGGCGCGCTGTATCTGCTCTGGCTCGCGTGGCAGGCCCTGCGCCCCGGCGGCCGCTCGCCGTTCCAGGTGCGCGATCTGCCGGCGGACAGCCCGCGCAAGCTCTTCGCGATGGGCTTCGTCACCAACCTGCTGAATCCGAAAATCGCGGTGCTTTATCTCTCGCTGCTGCCGCAGTTCATCGATCCGCTGCACGGCAGCGTGCTCAAGCAGTCCCTCGCACTCGGCACCGTGCAGATTGCGCTCAGCATTTCGGTGAATGGCGTCGTCGCCATGACGGCCGGTTCGATCGCCGCGTTCCTCGCCGGGCGGCCAGCGTGGTTGGCGCTTCAACGCTGGCTGATGGGCACCGTGTTGATCGGCCTTGCGGCGCGCATGGCAACGGAAGCGCAGAAATGA
- a CDS encoding superinfection immunity protein encodes MGSNLLVQAVEVLAALALYFMPSILADRRKRRDVLTIALFNAVMGWTVFGWLLALYWSLQPNPPENVAGEVTEKRRLLSMGRFSRALAERVSARVTRTAARDRVQK; translated from the coding sequence ATGGGAAGCAATCTGCTGGTTCAGGCAGTCGAGGTGTTGGCCGCACTGGCCCTCTATTTCATGCCATCGATTCTCGCGGACCGCCGCAAGCGCCGCGACGTGCTCACGATCGCACTCTTCAACGCCGTGATGGGCTGGACCGTATTCGGCTGGTTGCTCGCCCTCTACTGGTCGCTACAGCCGAACCCGCCGGAAAACGTGGCCGGCGAGGTCACGGAGAAACGGCGCCTGCTCAGCATGGGGCGGTTTTCGCGTGCACTCGCCGAGCGGGTCAGTGCACGCGTGACGCGCACCGCTGCACGCGACCGGGTGCAGAAATAG
- a CDS encoding malate/lactate/ureidoglycolate dehydrogenase has protein sequence MNDATRATAAASPRISPDRLHAYVRAIWEHAGSAAQEARLVADHLVAANLAGHDSHGVGMIPRYVASLREGELKLNLHAQVVRDVGAVLTIDGGRGFGQVVAAEAMERGIERAAKLGVCAVGLRNAHHIGRIGHWAEQCAQAGLVSFHFANVAGDPLVAPFGGIDRRIGTNPFCAAFPRTGKPPLVLDFATSAIAYGKTRVAYNQGKRVPGGALIDHAGQPTVEPKVMHEAPFGALMPTGGEASGHKGYGLAAMCEIFGGALSGGYTTHADTLEKTSAIVNCMLSVIVDPNAFDAGNAEAEADAFIEWVKASPRAAGVERIYAPGEPEREMRAQREAHGVPVDPATWQQIHDAAVSAGMPADEARRWAAGVD, from the coding sequence ATGAACGACGCTACCCGCGCGACTGCCGCCGCCTCGCCACGCATTTCGCCCGATCGCCTGCATGCCTACGTGCGCGCCATCTGGGAGCATGCGGGCAGCGCCGCGCAGGAAGCGCGCCTCGTGGCCGACCATCTGGTGGCGGCGAATCTGGCGGGGCACGACTCGCACGGCGTGGGCATGATTCCGCGCTACGTGGCGTCGCTGCGCGAGGGCGAGCTGAAGCTGAACCTGCACGCGCAGGTCGTGCGCGACGTGGGCGCGGTGCTGACCATCGACGGCGGCCGCGGCTTCGGGCAGGTGGTCGCGGCCGAGGCCATGGAGCGCGGCATCGAGCGTGCCGCGAAGCTCGGCGTGTGCGCCGTAGGGTTGCGCAACGCGCATCACATCGGCCGCATCGGACATTGGGCGGAGCAGTGCGCGCAGGCGGGCCTCGTTTCGTTTCACTTTGCCAACGTGGCGGGCGACCCGCTCGTCGCGCCGTTCGGCGGCATCGACCGGCGCATCGGCACGAATCCGTTTTGCGCCGCTTTTCCGCGCACCGGCAAGCCGCCGCTCGTGCTCGATTTCGCGACGAGCGCGATTGCCTACGGCAAGACGCGCGTGGCCTACAACCAGGGCAAGCGTGTGCCGGGCGGCGCGCTGATCGACCACGCGGGCCAGCCCACCGTCGAACCGAAGGTGATGCACGAGGCGCCCTTCGGTGCGCTCATGCCGACGGGCGGCGAGGCGAGCGGCCATAAGGGTTACGGGCTTGCGGCGATGTGCGAGATTTTCGGCGGGGCGCTGTCGGGCGGCTACACCACGCATGCCGACACGCTGGAAAAGACGAGTGCCATCGTGAACTGCATGCTCTCGGTGATCGTGGACCCGAACGCATTCGACGCCGGCAATGCGGAGGCCGAGGCCGACGCGTTCATCGAATGGGTGAAGGCGTCGCCGCGCGCCGCAGGCGTGGAGCGCATCTACGCGCCCGGCGAACCGGAGCGCGAGATGCGCGCGCAACGCGAGGCGCACGGCGTGCCCGTCGATCCCGCGACCTGGCAGCAGATCCACGACGCCGCGGTGTCGGCCGGCATGCCCGCCGACGAGGCGCGCCGCTGGGCCGCCGGCGTGGATTGA
- a CDS encoding M20 family metallopeptidase has translation MISDTKEAHQVNHDTLREFVERKWNDEIVPALTDYIAVPAKSPAFDPDWARHGYIERVVADAAQWAEKQPVRGLTLEIVRLPGRTPVIFFETPATRSGSTDTIVLYGHLDKQPEFSGWRNDLGPWTPKLEDGKLYGRGGADDGYAIYASITALAALDAQGIERPRCVGLIETCEESGSYDLLPYVDALRERLGNVGLVVCLDSGAGNYDQLWLTTSLRGLVAGDLEVQVLDEGIHSGGYGGIAPSSFRIMRQLFERLEDAATGNLLPEGFHCAIPSQRLREAEATAKILGDSVWKSVPWACGQDGRPVLPTTTDPQEALLNSTWRPSLSVTGAAGLPSLADAGNVLRPRTAFKLSLRLPPLVDAATAVAQLKSLLELDPPYNAKVTFKPDAGAATGWSAPDLAPWLSSALNDASREHYGADCAYIGQGGTIPLMNVLKAGFPNSQFMVCGVLGPKSNAHGPNEFLHVPYAKKLTATVAEVIAAAP, from the coding sequence ATGATCTCCGACACGAAAGAAGCCCATCAGGTGAATCACGACACGCTGCGCGAGTTCGTCGAACGCAAGTGGAACGACGAGATCGTGCCGGCGCTGACCGACTACATCGCGGTGCCCGCGAAGAGTCCCGCATTCGATCCCGACTGGGCGCGCCACGGCTACATCGAGCGCGTGGTGGCGGACGCCGCGCAGTGGGCCGAAAAGCAGCCGGTGCGCGGCCTCACGCTCGAAATCGTGCGCCTGCCGGGCCGCACGCCGGTGATCTTCTTCGAAACGCCGGCCACGCGCTCGGGCAGCACGGACACCATCGTGCTCTACGGTCACCTCGACAAGCAGCCCGAGTTTTCGGGCTGGCGCAACGACCTGGGGCCGTGGACGCCCAAGCTCGAAGACGGCAAGCTCTACGGCCGCGGCGGCGCCGACGACGGCTACGCCATCTACGCAAGCATCACGGCGCTCGCCGCGCTCGACGCGCAAGGTATCGAGCGGCCGCGCTGCGTCGGCCTGATCGAGACCTGCGAGGAGTCCGGCAGCTACGACCTGCTGCCTTACGTGGATGCGCTGCGCGAGCGGCTCGGCAACGTGGGCCTCGTGGTGTGCCTCGATTCGGGGGCCGGCAATTACGACCAGCTGTGGCTCACCACGTCGCTGCGCGGACTCGTTGCCGGCGACCTCGAAGTGCAGGTGCTTGACGAAGGCATTCACTCGGGCGGCTATGGCGGCATCGCGCCATCGAGCTTCCGCATCATGCGGCAGCTGTTCGAGCGCCTCGAGGACGCCGCCACGGGCAACCTGCTGCCCGAAGGATTCCATTGCGCGATTCCGTCGCAACGGCTGCGCGAGGCCGAGGCCACCGCGAAGATTCTCGGCGACAGCGTCTGGAAGAGCGTGCCCTGGGCGTGCGGACAGGACGGCCGGCCGGTGCTGCCCACCACGACCGATCCGCAGGAGGCGCTGCTGAACTCGACGTGGCGTCCCTCGCTTTCGGTGACGGGCGCGGCGGGCTTGCCGTCGCTCGCCGATGCAGGCAACGTGCTGCGTCCGCGCACGGCGTTCAAGCTTTCGCTGCGGCTGCCGCCGCTCGTCGATGCGGCTACGGCCGTGGCGCAACTGAAGTCGCTGCTCGAACTCGATCCGCCGTACAACGCGAAGGTCACGTTCAAGCCCGACGCGGGCGCGGCCACCGGCTGGAGCGCGCCGGACCTCGCGCCGTGGCTCTCGTCTGCACTCAACGACGCCTCGCGCGAGCACTATGGTGCAGATTGCGCCTACATCGGCCAGGGCGGCACGATTCCGCTCATGAACGTACTGAAGGCAGGCTTCCCGAACTCGCAGTTCATGGTGTGCGGCGTGCTGGGCCCGAAATCGAATGCACATGGTCCGAACGAATTCCTGCATGTGCCGTACGCGAAGAAACTGACGGCCACCGTGGCCGAGGTGATCGCCGCCGCGCCGTGA
- a CDS encoding crotonase/enoyl-CoA hydratase family protein: MSLQNHHACRPFVDAGHLSQLCAYYEEGRNVMWMMLRSQPRPCFNLELVHDILALARAARHSGLPIDFWVTGSLVPSMFNVGGDLDFFSDAIRTGRREDMMAYARACVDCVHAASRGFDTGAVSIAMVEGTALGGGFEAALAHHFLLAQNDARLGFPEIAFNLFPGMGGYSLVARRAGMRLAEELIGGGESHTAEWYASRGLVDQLFEPGEAYTATRTFIDTLRPKLNGIRAMIRARQRVLQLSRAELMEITEDWVDAAFSIEEKDLAFMERLVTLQNRRTSATRVQMAQAV; this comes from the coding sequence ATGAGCCTCCAAAATCACCACGCCTGCCGGCCTTTCGTCGATGCCGGCCATCTTTCCCAACTCTGTGCGTACTACGAAGAAGGGCGCAACGTCATGTGGATGATGCTGCGTTCGCAGCCTCGTCCGTGCTTCAACCTCGAACTCGTTCACGACATCCTCGCGCTCGCCCGCGCCGCCCGTCACTCGGGGCTTCCCATCGATTTCTGGGTGACGGGCTCGCTCGTGCCTTCCATGTTCAACGTGGGCGGCGACCTCGACTTCTTCTCCGACGCCATTCGCACCGGCCGGCGCGAAGACATGATGGCCTACGCGCGCGCCTGCGTGGACTGCGTGCACGCCGCTTCGCGCGGCTTCGACACGGGCGCGGTCTCGATCGCGATGGTGGAGGGCACGGCGCTCGGCGGCGGCTTCGAGGCCGCGCTCGCCCACCATTTCCTGCTCGCGCAGAACGACGCGCGGCTCGGCTTTCCCGAGATTGCCTTCAACCTGTTCCCGGGCATGGGCGGCTATTCGCTCGTGGCGCGGCGTGCCGGCATGCGGCTCGCCGAAGAACTGATCGGCGGCGGCGAATCGCACACGGCCGAGTGGTATGCGTCGCGCGGCCTCGTGGATCAGCTCTTCGAGCCGGGCGAGGCCTACACGGCGACGCGCACGTTCATCGATACGCTGCGGCCCAAGCTGAATGGCATTCGCGCGATGATCCGCGCGCGGCAGCGCGTGCTGCAGCTTTCGCGCGCGGAACTGATGGAGATTACCGAGGACTGGGTGGACGCCGCGTTTTCGATCGAAGAAAAGGACCTCGCGTTCATGGAGCGGCTCGTCACGCTGCAGAACCGGCGCACGTCCGCGACGCGGGTGCAGATGGCGCAGGCGGTCTGA
- the treA gene encoding alpha,alpha-trehalase TreA produces the protein MPRTLAAAGLLALATTAGVAFADTQVGQPLPPPPDQLYGDLFVAVQTAQIYPDQKTFVDATPNAAPAAIVQAYEQQKNQPGFSLAAFVNQYFTPPGEPVITPPANQTLREHIDWLWPALTRTTTSAPPYSSLIPLPKPYVVPGGRFREGYYWDTYFTMLGLQEAGHEDLVDDMLDNFAYMIDTFGHIPNGNRTYYLDRSQPPFFSYMVELAANQEGGKVYQKYLPQLRKEYAYWMQGETGTAPGAATRNVVVMPDHTVLNRYWDELDTPRDESYLEDVQTAQQATGRPASDVYRDLRATAESGWDFSSRWFGDNQTLATIRTTSIVPVDLNSLMFHLELTIARGCGESLDFRCVGEFVGRAAKRAIGINHYLWNPKGYYGDYDWQLGKPRDNQTAAMLYPLFAGAAWPDRAQKTIQAARNVLVQPGGLVTTTYNTGQQWDAPNGWAPLQWIAIQGMKRYGASDTAQQIGLRFLSDVKGVYASEQKLVEKYVVEGAGTGGGGGGEYPLQDGFGWTNGVTLKLLDLYAPGQ, from the coding sequence ATGCCCCGCACGCTGGCGGCCGCCGGCCTGCTCGCGTTGGCGACGACCGCGGGCGTGGCCTTCGCCGACACGCAGGTGGGCCAGCCGTTGCCCCCGCCGCCGGATCAGCTCTACGGCGACCTCTTCGTCGCCGTGCAGACGGCGCAGATCTATCCCGACCAGAAGACCTTCGTCGATGCCACGCCGAACGCCGCGCCCGCCGCCATCGTGCAGGCCTACGAGCAGCAGAAGAACCAGCCCGGCTTTTCGCTGGCGGCCTTCGTGAACCAGTACTTCACGCCGCCGGGCGAGCCCGTGATTACGCCGCCCGCCAACCAGACGCTGCGCGAGCACATCGACTGGCTGTGGCCCGCGCTCACGCGCACCACCACGAGCGCGCCGCCGTACAGTTCGCTGATTCCGCTGCCGAAGCCCTACGTGGTGCCGGGCGGCCGCTTTCGCGAGGGCTACTACTGGGACACGTACTTCACGATGCTGGGGCTCCAGGAGGCGGGCCACGAAGATCTCGTCGACGACATGCTCGACAACTTCGCCTACATGATCGACACCTTCGGCCACATTCCGAACGGCAATCGCACCTACTACCTGGACCGCTCGCAGCCGCCGTTCTTTTCGTACATGGTGGAACTCGCGGCGAACCAGGAGGGCGGCAAGGTCTATCAGAAATATCTGCCGCAACTGCGCAAGGAGTACGCGTACTGGATGCAGGGCGAGACCGGCACGGCGCCAGGCGCGGCCACGCGCAACGTGGTGGTGATGCCCGACCACACCGTGCTCAACCGTTACTGGGACGAACTGGATACGCCGCGCGACGAGTCGTATCTGGAAGACGTGCAGACCGCGCAGCAGGCGACGGGCCGCCCCGCGAGCGATGTCTATCGCGATCTGCGCGCCACGGCCGAAAGCGGCTGGGACTTCAGCTCGCGCTGGTTCGGCGACAACCAGACGCTGGCCACGATACGCACCACGTCCATCGTGCCCGTGGACCTGAACAGCCTGATGTTCCATCTCGAGCTCACCATTGCGCGCGGCTGCGGCGAGTCGCTCGATTTCCGCTGCGTGGGCGAGTTCGTGGGACGCGCGGCGAAGCGGGCCATCGGTATCAACCATTACCTATGGAATCCGAAAGGTTACTACGGCGATTACGATTGGCAGCTCGGCAAGCCGCGCGACAACCAGACGGCGGCGATGCTGTATCCGCTCTTCGCGGGCGCCGCGTGGCCGGACCGCGCGCAGAAGACCATTCAGGCCGCGCGCAACGTGCTCGTGCAACCGGGCGGTCTCGTGACGACGACCTACAACACTGGCCAGCAATGGGACGCGCCGAACGGTTGGGCCCCGCTGCAATGGATCGCGATTCAGGGCATGAAGCGCTATGGCGCGTCGGATACCGCGCAGCAGATCGGCCTGCGATTTCTCTCCGACGTGAAGGGCGTGTATGCGTCTGAGCAGAAGCTCGTGGAGAAGTACGTGGTGGAAGGTGCAGGCACGGGCGGCGGCGGAGGCGGCGAGTATCCGTTGCAGGACGGCTTCGGCTGGACCAACGGCGTGACGCTGAAACTGCTCGATCTGTACGCGCCGGGGCAGTGA
- the pdeR gene encoding cyclic di-GMP phosphodiesterase, producing the protein MNDDQSDSLLYARFGTTSPCWRLSGDSNALELTPETGPGPADVAIALSGHQAAQIRQLTGVTSHLTLDLRLFGEPVRLHLVGRKLGPNAWAGTASEWADTESVARDLVHGLSFAEQVVSEVNSVVVIVDRAGRIQRFNRLAEELTGMKEEDVVGRNVWALFMSEEAGAASSQNISGFFNRGVSYEVERWVKTVHGDRLFLFRNKFVQSGSGMNEQYLICSGTDITEERRAQTRLTELANTDSLTGLPNRNAIHEKIRAAIADRSGDEAVGILFLDLDNFKRVNDHYGHLFGDRLLKDVSDAIRACLDPGDTLARLGGDEFIVLAAPTTQAALEATAQRILERLRVPFSLGLVEVYTGCSIGIALCPDHAGTLETMVRCADTAMYVAKDEGKRTWRVFSPEMNRKVAEYMWLDNNLRRGLDEGQLTLCYQPKIALASGTVQAVEALVRWNSPERGQIMPGEFIRYAEESGLIGALGQWVMRTAADQAAIWKERGLNLRVAINVSPRQLADTDVVRHFREALEQAKLDPCLIDIELTESCLIEDEAAALERIQQFRQLGAQVHLDDFGTGYSSLSQLGRIPLDVIKLDRSFVHAIHEKPKSQALVRSMVAVAQELNLKVVAEGIETVAEERFMQDLGVDYVQGYLYAHAMPAADFEAWLRERQRPRLIA; encoded by the coding sequence ATGAACGACGACCAATCCGACTCATTGCTGTACGCCCGCTTCGGCACGACGAGCCCTTGCTGGCGGCTTTCGGGTGACAGCAACGCGCTGGAACTCACGCCCGAGACCGGGCCCGGGCCCGCCGACGTCGCCATTGCGCTTTCGGGGCACCAGGCGGCGCAGATCCGCCAGCTCACGGGCGTCACCTCTCACCTCACGCTCGACCTGCGGCTCTTCGGCGAACCGGTGCGGCTGCATCTGGTGGGCCGCAAGCTCGGTCCCAACGCATGGGCCGGCACGGCTTCGGAATGGGCCGATACCGAATCCGTGGCGCGCGATCTCGTGCACGGACTCTCGTTTGCGGAGCAGGTGGTTTCCGAGGTGAACTCGGTGGTCGTGATCGTCGACCGGGCGGGTCGCATCCAGCGTTTCAACCGCCTTGCCGAAGAACTCACCGGCATGAAAGAAGAAGACGTGGTGGGCCGCAACGTGTGGGCGCTGTTCATGTCCGAAGAAGCAGGCGCGGCGTCGAGCCAGAACATCTCCGGCTTCTTCAATCGCGGGGTCTCGTACGAAGTGGAACGATGGGTGAAGACCGTTCACGGCGACCGGCTCTTTCTCTTTCGCAACAAGTTCGTGCAAAGCGGCAGCGGCATGAACGAGCAATACCTGATCTGCTCGGGCACGGACATCACCGAAGAGCGGCGCGCCCAGACGCGGCTCACCGAACTCGCGAATACCGATTCGCTCACGGGCCTGCCGAACCGCAACGCCATTCACGAGAAGATTCGCGCAGCGATTGCCGACCGGTCCGGGGACGAGGCCGTCGGCATTCTGTTTCTCGACCTCGACAACTTCAAGCGGGTCAACGACCACTACGGCCACCTGTTCGGCGACCGGCTGTTGAAAGACGTGTCCGACGCGATTCGCGCCTGCCTCGATCCGGGCGACACGCTCGCGCGACTGGGCGGCGACGAGTTCATCGTGCTGGCCGCGCCCACGACGCAGGCCGCGCTGGAAGCCACGGCGCAGCGCATCCTCGAGCGTCTGCGGGTGCCGTTCAGCCTGGGGCTCGTCGAGGTCTATACCGGCTGCTCCATCGGCATTGCACTGTGCCCCGACCACGCGGGCACGCTGGAAACCATGGTGCGCTGCGCCGACACGGCCATGTACGTGGCGAAAGATGAAGGCAAACGCACGTGGCGCGTGTTTTCGCCGGAAATGAACCGCAAGGTGGCCGAGTACATGTGGCTCGACAACAACCTGCGCCGCGGCCTCGACGAAGGACAGCTTACGCTTTGCTATCAGCCCAAGATCGCGCTCGCCAGCGGCACCGTGCAGGCCGTGGAAGCGCTCGTGCGCTGGAATTCACCTGAACGCGGGCAGATCATGCCGGGCGAGTTCATCCGTTATGCGGAGGAGTCCGGCCTGATCGGCGCGCTCGGCCAGTGGGTGATGCGCACGGCCGCGGACCAGGCCGCCATCTGGAAAGAGCGCGGCCTGAACCTGCGCGTGGCCATCAACGTGTCGCCGCGACAGCTTGCCGATACCGACGTGGTGCGGCACTTCCGCGAGGCGCTCGAGCAGGCGAAGCTCGACCCGTGCCTCATCGACATCGAGTTGACGGAAAGCTGCCTGATCGAAGACGAAGCGGCTGCACTGGAACGCATCCAGCAGTTCCGGCAATTGGGTGCACAAGTGCATCTGGACGACTTCGGTACCGGCTACTCGTCGCTCTCCCAGCTCGGCCGCATTCCGCTCGACGTCATCAAGCTCGACCGCAGTTTCGTGCATGCCATTCACGAGAAACCGAAGTCACAGGCACTGGTGCGGTCCATGGTGGCCGTCGCACAGGAACTGAACCTCAAGGTGGTGGCCGAGGGCATCGAAACCGTGGCGGAAGAACGCTTCATGCAGGACCTGGGCGTGGACTACGTGCAGGGCTATCTCTATGCGCACGCCATGCCGGCCGCGGATTTCGAGGCATGGTTGCGGGAAAGGCAGCGGCCGAGGTTGATTGCTTGA